ATGCCGAAGGCCTGCCCGCTCACGCTCACTCGATCGAGGTACGCCTGAAATGACAGCTTCCCCTCGCAGCCAGGCGCGCTCGGCCGCTCGCCTCGCCGCCGTGCAGGCTCTTTACCAGCAACGCATGGAAGGTACCCCCACCGCGCGCCTGATAGACGAATTTCACCAGCACCGCCTCGGCGCCGAGATCGACGGGACGGAATTCGTCGACGCGGAAGTGGATTTCTTCGACGACCTGGTCCGCGGTACCCTGGCGCGTTCGGACGAGATCGACGACCTGCTGACCGCTCGCCTGGCAAAGAACTGGACGCTGGCCCGGCTCGAC
This region of Tsuneonella aeria genomic DNA includes:
- the nusB gene encoding transcription antitermination factor NusB; amino-acid sequence: MTASPRSQARSAARLAAVQALYQQRMEGTPTARLIDEFHQHRLGAEIDGTEFVDAEVDFFDDLVRGTLARSDEIDDLLTARLAKNWTLARLDKTMLQILRAGSYELIARQDVPVAAAISEWVDVAKAFFDDREAKFVNGVLDAVAKSVR